In Apus apus isolate bApuApu2 chromosome 27, bApuApu2.pri.cur, whole genome shotgun sequence, the following proteins share a genomic window:
- the PIP5K1A gene encoding phosphatidylinositol 4-phosphate 5-kinase type-1 alpha isoform X7, producing MAAAGPESGGSSGSSGGLGDFSFLCCSVMSYRRGSSTFKKSLTPEMPGGSGQPGSQTIKKGHRGVDSTGETTYKKTTSSALKGAIQLGITHTVGSLSTKPERDVLMQDFYVVESIFFPSEGSNLTPAHHYNDFRFKTYAPVAFRYFRELFGIRPDDYLYSLCNEPLIELSNSGASGSLFYVSGDDEFIIKTVQHKEAEFLQKLLPGYYMNLNQNPRTLLPKFYGLYCVQAGGKNIRIVVMNNLLPRSVKMHLKYDLKGSTYKRRASQKEREKVFPTYKDLDFMQDVPDGLFLDSDMYNALCKTLQRDCLVLQSFKIMDYSLLVAIHNMDLAQREHVVADGTSQADTRRPAAQKALYSTAMESIQGEARRGGTIETDDQMGGIPARNAKGERLLLYVGIIDVLQSYRFVKKLEHSWKALVHDGDTVSVHRPSFYAERFQRFMCNTVFKKIPLKPSPSKKSRSGTAVPRRSCQGGVPAQPHLGCETRAQVTAEVDVEQGSHLGRPDLLPRMLPVDEANSDSIATTLSTSSLGSGGLNSPANRSPPCVSPAAPQVPPFPSTLPS from the exons GATCATCTACCTTCAAAAAGTCACTCACCCCTGAG ATGCCAGGTGGTTCTGGGCAGCCAGGCTCACAGACCATAAAGAAAGGGCACAGAGGAGTGGACTCCACGGGCGAGACGACCTATAAAAAG ACGACCTCATCTGCCTTGAAAGGTGCCATCCAGCTGGGCATCACACACACAGTTGGAAGCTTGAGCACTAAACCTGAAAGAGATGTTCTCATGCAGGATTTCTACGTAGTagaaagcattttcttcccGAG TGAAGGCAGCAACTTGACCCCCGCTCATCACTACAACGATTTCCGCTTCAAAACCTACGCTCCCGTGGCCTTCCGCTATTTCCGGGAGCTCTTTGGGATCCGACCAGATGACTACCTG TACTCGCTCTGCAACGAGCCCCTCATTGAGCTCTCCAACTCGGGGGCCAGTGGGTCCCTCTTCTACGTGTCCGGGGACGACGAGTTCATCATCAAAACGGTTCAGCACAAGGAGGCCGAGTTCCTCCagaagctgctgcctggctACTACATG AACCTGAACCAGAACCCCAGGACGCTGCTGCCAAAGTTTTACGGCCTGTACTGTGTCCAGGCCGGGGGCAAGAACATCAGGATCGTGGTGATGAACAACCTGCTGCCACGTTCTGTCAAGATGCACCTGAAGTACGACCTGAAAGGCTCCACCTACAAGCGCCGGGCGTCccagaaggagagggagaaggtctTTCCCACCTACAAGGACTTGGATTTTATGCAGGACGTCCCTGACGGCCTCTTCCTGGACTCAGACATGTATAATGCCCTGTGCAAAACGTTGCAGAGAGACTGTTTG GTCCTGCAGAGCTTTAAAATCATGGATTACAGTTTGCTTGTTGCCATCCACAACATGGACCTGGCGCAGAGGGAGCACGTGGTGGCCGACGGGACCTCCCAGGCCGACACGCGGCGCCCGGCGGCCCAGAAGGCCCTTTATTCCACAGCCATGGAATCCATCCAGGGAGAGGCCCGGAGAGGTGGCACCATCGAAACTGACGACCA GATGGGGGGCATCCCAGCCCGCAACGCCAAGGGGGAGAGGCTGCTGCTCTACGTCGGCATCATCGACGTGTTGCAGTCCTACAG GTTTGTCAAGAAGCTGGAGCACTCTTGGAAGGCCCTGGTACATGATGGG GACACTGTCTCTGTGCACAGACCCAGCTTCTACGCCGAGAGGTTCCAACGGTTCATGTGCAACACGGTGTTCAAGAAGATACCAC TCAAGCCATCCCCATCGAAGAAGAGCCGCTCGGGCACCGCGGTTCCGCGGCGGAGCTGCCAGGGGGgagtccctgcccagccccacctgggcTGTGAGACCCGGGCACAAGTGACAGCAGAGGTGGACGTGGAGCAAG GTTCCCACCTTGGTCGCCCAGATCTCCTGCCCCGGATGCTGCCAGTGGACGAAGCCAACAGCGACTCCATCGCCACCACcctctccacctcctccctgggcagtggTGGCCTCAACTCCCCTGCCAACAG GTCTCCCCCTTGTGTTTCCCCAGCGGCTCCCCAGGTCCCTCCCTTCCCGAGCACCCTGCCCAGCTGA
- the PIP5K1A gene encoding phosphatidylinositol 4-phosphate 5-kinase type-1 alpha isoform X3 translates to MAAAGPESGGSSGSSGGLGDFSFLCCSVMSYRRGSSTFKKSLTPEMPGGSGQPGSQTIKKGHRGVDSTGETTYKKTTSSALKGAIQLGITHTVGSLSTKPERDVLMQDFYVVESIFFPSEGSNLTPAHHYNDFRFKTYAPVAFRYFRELFGIRPDDYLYSLCNEPLIELSNSGASGSLFYVSGDDEFIIKTVQHKEAEFLQKLLPGYYMNLNQNPRTLLPKFYGLYCVQAGGKNIRIVVMNNLLPRSVKMHLKYDLKGSTYKRRASQKEREKVFPTYKDLDFMQDVPDGLFLDSDMYNALCKTLQRDCLVLQSFKIMDYSLLVAIHNMDLAQREHVVADGTSQADTRRPAAQKALYSTAMESIQGEARRGGTIETDDQMGGIPARNAKGERLLLYVGIIDVLQSYRFVKKLEHSWKALVHDGDTVSVHRPSFYAERFQRFMCNTVFKKIPLKPSPSKKSRSGTAVPRRSCQGGVPAQPHLGCETRAQVTAEVDVEQDLLPRMLPVDEANSDSIATTLSTSSLGSGGLNSPANRSVGVQVHKAETSAKDLPRAAPGIFLLSGSPGPSLPEHPAQLREQLEDLQETEISF, encoded by the exons GATCATCTACCTTCAAAAAGTCACTCACCCCTGAG ATGCCAGGTGGTTCTGGGCAGCCAGGCTCACAGACCATAAAGAAAGGGCACAGAGGAGTGGACTCCACGGGCGAGACGACCTATAAAAAG ACGACCTCATCTGCCTTGAAAGGTGCCATCCAGCTGGGCATCACACACACAGTTGGAAGCTTGAGCACTAAACCTGAAAGAGATGTTCTCATGCAGGATTTCTACGTAGTagaaagcattttcttcccGAG TGAAGGCAGCAACTTGACCCCCGCTCATCACTACAACGATTTCCGCTTCAAAACCTACGCTCCCGTGGCCTTCCGCTATTTCCGGGAGCTCTTTGGGATCCGACCAGATGACTACCTG TACTCGCTCTGCAACGAGCCCCTCATTGAGCTCTCCAACTCGGGGGCCAGTGGGTCCCTCTTCTACGTGTCCGGGGACGACGAGTTCATCATCAAAACGGTTCAGCACAAGGAGGCCGAGTTCCTCCagaagctgctgcctggctACTACATG AACCTGAACCAGAACCCCAGGACGCTGCTGCCAAAGTTTTACGGCCTGTACTGTGTCCAGGCCGGGGGCAAGAACATCAGGATCGTGGTGATGAACAACCTGCTGCCACGTTCTGTCAAGATGCACCTGAAGTACGACCTGAAAGGCTCCACCTACAAGCGCCGGGCGTCccagaaggagagggagaaggtctTTCCCACCTACAAGGACTTGGATTTTATGCAGGACGTCCCTGACGGCCTCTTCCTGGACTCAGACATGTATAATGCCCTGTGCAAAACGTTGCAGAGAGACTGTTTG GTCCTGCAGAGCTTTAAAATCATGGATTACAGTTTGCTTGTTGCCATCCACAACATGGACCTGGCGCAGAGGGAGCACGTGGTGGCCGACGGGACCTCCCAGGCCGACACGCGGCGCCCGGCGGCCCAGAAGGCCCTTTATTCCACAGCCATGGAATCCATCCAGGGAGAGGCCCGGAGAGGTGGCACCATCGAAACTGACGACCA GATGGGGGGCATCCCAGCCCGCAACGCCAAGGGGGAGAGGCTGCTGCTCTACGTCGGCATCATCGACGTGTTGCAGTCCTACAG GTTTGTCAAGAAGCTGGAGCACTCTTGGAAGGCCCTGGTACATGATGGG GACACTGTCTCTGTGCACAGACCCAGCTTCTACGCCGAGAGGTTCCAACGGTTCATGTGCAACACGGTGTTCAAGAAGATACCAC TCAAGCCATCCCCATCGAAGAAGAGCCGCTCGGGCACCGCGGTTCCGCGGCGGAGCTGCCAGGGGGgagtccctgcccagccccacctgggcTGTGAGACCCGGGCACAAGTGACAGCAGAGGTGGACGTGGAGCAAG ATCTCCTGCCCCGGATGCTGCCAGTGGACGAAGCCAACAGCGACTCCATCGCCACCACcctctccacctcctccctgggcagtggTGGCCTCAACTCCCCTGCCAACAG GTCAGTGGGCGTTCAAGTGCACAAAGCTGAGACCTCAGCCAAGGATTTGCCtagagcagctcctggcatcTTCCTGCTGAG CGGCTCCCCAGGTCCCTCCCTTCCCGAGCACCCTGCCCAGCTGAGGGAGCAGCTCGAGGACCTGCAGGAGACAGAGATAAGCTTT TGA
- the PIP5K1A gene encoding phosphatidylinositol 4-phosphate 5-kinase type-1 alpha isoform X4 produces MAAAGPESGGSSGSSGGLGGSSTFKKSLTPEMPGGSGQPGSQTIKKGHRGVDSTGETTYKKTTSSALKGAIQLGITHTVGSLSTKPERDVLMQDFYVVESIFFPSEGSNLTPAHHYNDFRFKTYAPVAFRYFRELFGIRPDDYLYSLCNEPLIELSNSGASGSLFYVSGDDEFIIKTVQHKEAEFLQKLLPGYYMNLNQNPRTLLPKFYGLYCVQAGGKNIRIVVMNNLLPRSVKMHLKYDLKGSTYKRRASQKEREKVFPTYKDLDFMQDVPDGLFLDSDMYNALCKTLQRDCLVLQSFKIMDYSLLVAIHNMDLAQREHVVADGTSQADTRRPAAQKALYSTAMESIQGEARRGGTIETDDQMGGIPARNAKGERLLLYVGIIDVLQSYRFVKKLEHSWKALVHDGDTVSVHRPSFYAERFQRFMCNTVFKKIPLKPSPSKKSRSGTAVPRRSCQGGVPAQPHLGCETRAQVTAEVDVEQGSHLGRPDLLPRMLPVDEANSDSIATTLSTSSLGSGGLNSPANRSVGVQVHKAETSAKDLPRAAPGIFLLSGSPGPSLPEHPAQLREQLEDLQETEISF; encoded by the exons GATCATCTACCTTCAAAAAGTCACTCACCCCTGAG ATGCCAGGTGGTTCTGGGCAGCCAGGCTCACAGACCATAAAGAAAGGGCACAGAGGAGTGGACTCCACGGGCGAGACGACCTATAAAAAG ACGACCTCATCTGCCTTGAAAGGTGCCATCCAGCTGGGCATCACACACACAGTTGGAAGCTTGAGCACTAAACCTGAAAGAGATGTTCTCATGCAGGATTTCTACGTAGTagaaagcattttcttcccGAG TGAAGGCAGCAACTTGACCCCCGCTCATCACTACAACGATTTCCGCTTCAAAACCTACGCTCCCGTGGCCTTCCGCTATTTCCGGGAGCTCTTTGGGATCCGACCAGATGACTACCTG TACTCGCTCTGCAACGAGCCCCTCATTGAGCTCTCCAACTCGGGGGCCAGTGGGTCCCTCTTCTACGTGTCCGGGGACGACGAGTTCATCATCAAAACGGTTCAGCACAAGGAGGCCGAGTTCCTCCagaagctgctgcctggctACTACATG AACCTGAACCAGAACCCCAGGACGCTGCTGCCAAAGTTTTACGGCCTGTACTGTGTCCAGGCCGGGGGCAAGAACATCAGGATCGTGGTGATGAACAACCTGCTGCCACGTTCTGTCAAGATGCACCTGAAGTACGACCTGAAAGGCTCCACCTACAAGCGCCGGGCGTCccagaaggagagggagaaggtctTTCCCACCTACAAGGACTTGGATTTTATGCAGGACGTCCCTGACGGCCTCTTCCTGGACTCAGACATGTATAATGCCCTGTGCAAAACGTTGCAGAGAGACTGTTTG GTCCTGCAGAGCTTTAAAATCATGGATTACAGTTTGCTTGTTGCCATCCACAACATGGACCTGGCGCAGAGGGAGCACGTGGTGGCCGACGGGACCTCCCAGGCCGACACGCGGCGCCCGGCGGCCCAGAAGGCCCTTTATTCCACAGCCATGGAATCCATCCAGGGAGAGGCCCGGAGAGGTGGCACCATCGAAACTGACGACCA GATGGGGGGCATCCCAGCCCGCAACGCCAAGGGGGAGAGGCTGCTGCTCTACGTCGGCATCATCGACGTGTTGCAGTCCTACAG GTTTGTCAAGAAGCTGGAGCACTCTTGGAAGGCCCTGGTACATGATGGG GACACTGTCTCTGTGCACAGACCCAGCTTCTACGCCGAGAGGTTCCAACGGTTCATGTGCAACACGGTGTTCAAGAAGATACCAC TCAAGCCATCCCCATCGAAGAAGAGCCGCTCGGGCACCGCGGTTCCGCGGCGGAGCTGCCAGGGGGgagtccctgcccagccccacctgggcTGTGAGACCCGGGCACAAGTGACAGCAGAGGTGGACGTGGAGCAAG GTTCCCACCTTGGTCGCCCAGATCTCCTGCCCCGGATGCTGCCAGTGGACGAAGCCAACAGCGACTCCATCGCCACCACcctctccacctcctccctgggcagtggTGGCCTCAACTCCCCTGCCAACAG GTCAGTGGGCGTTCAAGTGCACAAAGCTGAGACCTCAGCCAAGGATTTGCCtagagcagctcctggcatcTTCCTGCTGAG CGGCTCCCCAGGTCCCTCCCTTCCCGAGCACCCTGCCCAGCTGAGGGAGCAGCTCGAGGACCTGCAGGAGACAGAGATAAGCTTT TGA
- the PIP5K1A gene encoding phosphatidylinositol 4-phosphate 5-kinase type-1 alpha isoform X6, translating into MSYRRGSSTFKKSLTPEMPGGSGQPGSQTIKKGHRGVDSTGETTYKKTTSSALKGAIQLGITHTVGSLSTKPERDVLMQDFYVVESIFFPSEGSNLTPAHHYNDFRFKTYAPVAFRYFRELFGIRPDDYLYSLCNEPLIELSNSGASGSLFYVSGDDEFIIKTVQHKEAEFLQKLLPGYYMNLNQNPRTLLPKFYGLYCVQAGGKNIRIVVMNNLLPRSVKMHLKYDLKGSTYKRRASQKEREKVFPTYKDLDFMQDVPDGLFLDSDMYNALCKTLQRDCLVLQSFKIMDYSLLVAIHNMDLAQREHVVADGTSQADTRRPAAQKALYSTAMESIQGEARRGGTIETDDQMGGIPARNAKGERLLLYVGIIDVLQSYRFVKKLEHSWKALVHDGDTVSVHRPSFYAERFQRFMCNTVFKKIPLKPSPSKKSRSGTAVPRRSCQGGVPAQPHLGCETRAQVTAEVDVEQGSHLGRPDLLPRMLPVDEANSDSIATTLSTSSLGSGGLNSPANRSVGVQVHKAETSAKDLPRAAPGIFLLSGSPGPSLPEHPAQLREQLEDLQETEISF; encoded by the exons GATCATCTACCTTCAAAAAGTCACTCACCCCTGAG ATGCCAGGTGGTTCTGGGCAGCCAGGCTCACAGACCATAAAGAAAGGGCACAGAGGAGTGGACTCCACGGGCGAGACGACCTATAAAAAG ACGACCTCATCTGCCTTGAAAGGTGCCATCCAGCTGGGCATCACACACACAGTTGGAAGCTTGAGCACTAAACCTGAAAGAGATGTTCTCATGCAGGATTTCTACGTAGTagaaagcattttcttcccGAG TGAAGGCAGCAACTTGACCCCCGCTCATCACTACAACGATTTCCGCTTCAAAACCTACGCTCCCGTGGCCTTCCGCTATTTCCGGGAGCTCTTTGGGATCCGACCAGATGACTACCTG TACTCGCTCTGCAACGAGCCCCTCATTGAGCTCTCCAACTCGGGGGCCAGTGGGTCCCTCTTCTACGTGTCCGGGGACGACGAGTTCATCATCAAAACGGTTCAGCACAAGGAGGCCGAGTTCCTCCagaagctgctgcctggctACTACATG AACCTGAACCAGAACCCCAGGACGCTGCTGCCAAAGTTTTACGGCCTGTACTGTGTCCAGGCCGGGGGCAAGAACATCAGGATCGTGGTGATGAACAACCTGCTGCCACGTTCTGTCAAGATGCACCTGAAGTACGACCTGAAAGGCTCCACCTACAAGCGCCGGGCGTCccagaaggagagggagaaggtctTTCCCACCTACAAGGACTTGGATTTTATGCAGGACGTCCCTGACGGCCTCTTCCTGGACTCAGACATGTATAATGCCCTGTGCAAAACGTTGCAGAGAGACTGTTTG GTCCTGCAGAGCTTTAAAATCATGGATTACAGTTTGCTTGTTGCCATCCACAACATGGACCTGGCGCAGAGGGAGCACGTGGTGGCCGACGGGACCTCCCAGGCCGACACGCGGCGCCCGGCGGCCCAGAAGGCCCTTTATTCCACAGCCATGGAATCCATCCAGGGAGAGGCCCGGAGAGGTGGCACCATCGAAACTGACGACCA GATGGGGGGCATCCCAGCCCGCAACGCCAAGGGGGAGAGGCTGCTGCTCTACGTCGGCATCATCGACGTGTTGCAGTCCTACAG GTTTGTCAAGAAGCTGGAGCACTCTTGGAAGGCCCTGGTACATGATGGG GACACTGTCTCTGTGCACAGACCCAGCTTCTACGCCGAGAGGTTCCAACGGTTCATGTGCAACACGGTGTTCAAGAAGATACCAC TCAAGCCATCCCCATCGAAGAAGAGCCGCTCGGGCACCGCGGTTCCGCGGCGGAGCTGCCAGGGGGgagtccctgcccagccccacctgggcTGTGAGACCCGGGCACAAGTGACAGCAGAGGTGGACGTGGAGCAAG GTTCCCACCTTGGTCGCCCAGATCTCCTGCCCCGGATGCTGCCAGTGGACGAAGCCAACAGCGACTCCATCGCCACCACcctctccacctcctccctgggcagtggTGGCCTCAACTCCCCTGCCAACAG GTCAGTGGGCGTTCAAGTGCACAAAGCTGAGACCTCAGCCAAGGATTTGCCtagagcagctcctggcatcTTCCTGCTGAG CGGCTCCCCAGGTCCCTCCCTTCCCGAGCACCCTGCCCAGCTGAGGGAGCAGCTCGAGGACCTGCAGGAGACAGAGATAAGCTTT TGA
- the PIP5K1A gene encoding phosphatidylinositol 4-phosphate 5-kinase type-1 alpha isoform X1 yields the protein MAAAGPESGGSSGSSGGLGDFSFLCCSVMSYRRGSSTFKKSLTPEMPGGSGQPGSQTIKKGHRGVDSTGETTYKKTTSSALKGAIQLGITHTVGSLSTKPERDVLMQDFYVVESIFFPSEGSNLTPAHHYNDFRFKTYAPVAFRYFRELFGIRPDDYLYSLCNEPLIELSNSGASGSLFYVSGDDEFIIKTVQHKEAEFLQKLLPGYYMNLNQNPRTLLPKFYGLYCVQAGGKNIRIVVMNNLLPRSVKMHLKYDLKGSTYKRRASQKEREKVFPTYKDLDFMQDVPDGLFLDSDMYNALCKTLQRDCLVLQSFKIMDYSLLVAIHNMDLAQREHVVADGTSQADTRRPAAQKALYSTAMESIQGEARRGGTIETDDQMGGIPARNAKGERLLLYVGIIDVLQSYRFVKKLEHSWKALVHDGDTVSVHRPSFYAERFQRFMCNTVFKKIPLKPSPSKKSRSGTAVPRRSCQGGVPAQPHLGCETRAQVTAEVDVEQGSHLGRPDLLPRMLPVDEANSDSIATTLSTSSLGSGGLNSPANRSVGVQVHKAETSAKDLPRAAPGIFLLSGSPGPSLPEHPAQLREQLEDLQETEISF from the exons GATCATCTACCTTCAAAAAGTCACTCACCCCTGAG ATGCCAGGTGGTTCTGGGCAGCCAGGCTCACAGACCATAAAGAAAGGGCACAGAGGAGTGGACTCCACGGGCGAGACGACCTATAAAAAG ACGACCTCATCTGCCTTGAAAGGTGCCATCCAGCTGGGCATCACACACACAGTTGGAAGCTTGAGCACTAAACCTGAAAGAGATGTTCTCATGCAGGATTTCTACGTAGTagaaagcattttcttcccGAG TGAAGGCAGCAACTTGACCCCCGCTCATCACTACAACGATTTCCGCTTCAAAACCTACGCTCCCGTGGCCTTCCGCTATTTCCGGGAGCTCTTTGGGATCCGACCAGATGACTACCTG TACTCGCTCTGCAACGAGCCCCTCATTGAGCTCTCCAACTCGGGGGCCAGTGGGTCCCTCTTCTACGTGTCCGGGGACGACGAGTTCATCATCAAAACGGTTCAGCACAAGGAGGCCGAGTTCCTCCagaagctgctgcctggctACTACATG AACCTGAACCAGAACCCCAGGACGCTGCTGCCAAAGTTTTACGGCCTGTACTGTGTCCAGGCCGGGGGCAAGAACATCAGGATCGTGGTGATGAACAACCTGCTGCCACGTTCTGTCAAGATGCACCTGAAGTACGACCTGAAAGGCTCCACCTACAAGCGCCGGGCGTCccagaaggagagggagaaggtctTTCCCACCTACAAGGACTTGGATTTTATGCAGGACGTCCCTGACGGCCTCTTCCTGGACTCAGACATGTATAATGCCCTGTGCAAAACGTTGCAGAGAGACTGTTTG GTCCTGCAGAGCTTTAAAATCATGGATTACAGTTTGCTTGTTGCCATCCACAACATGGACCTGGCGCAGAGGGAGCACGTGGTGGCCGACGGGACCTCCCAGGCCGACACGCGGCGCCCGGCGGCCCAGAAGGCCCTTTATTCCACAGCCATGGAATCCATCCAGGGAGAGGCCCGGAGAGGTGGCACCATCGAAACTGACGACCA GATGGGGGGCATCCCAGCCCGCAACGCCAAGGGGGAGAGGCTGCTGCTCTACGTCGGCATCATCGACGTGTTGCAGTCCTACAG GTTTGTCAAGAAGCTGGAGCACTCTTGGAAGGCCCTGGTACATGATGGG GACACTGTCTCTGTGCACAGACCCAGCTTCTACGCCGAGAGGTTCCAACGGTTCATGTGCAACACGGTGTTCAAGAAGATACCAC TCAAGCCATCCCCATCGAAGAAGAGCCGCTCGGGCACCGCGGTTCCGCGGCGGAGCTGCCAGGGGGgagtccctgcccagccccacctgggcTGTGAGACCCGGGCACAAGTGACAGCAGAGGTGGACGTGGAGCAAG GTTCCCACCTTGGTCGCCCAGATCTCCTGCCCCGGATGCTGCCAGTGGACGAAGCCAACAGCGACTCCATCGCCACCACcctctccacctcctccctgggcagtggTGGCCTCAACTCCCCTGCCAACAG GTCAGTGGGCGTTCAAGTGCACAAAGCTGAGACCTCAGCCAAGGATTTGCCtagagcagctcctggcatcTTCCTGCTGAG CGGCTCCCCAGGTCCCTCCCTTCCCGAGCACCCTGCCCAGCTGAGGGAGCAGCTCGAGGACCTGCAGGAGACAGAGATAAGCTTT TGA
- the PIP5K1A gene encoding phosphatidylinositol 4-phosphate 5-kinase type-1 alpha isoform X5 → MAAAGPESGGSSGSSGGLGDFSFLCCSVMSYRRGSSTFKKSLTPEMPGGSGQPGSQTIKKGHRGVDSTGETTYKKTTSSALKGAIQLGITHTVGSLSTKPERDVLMQDFYVVESIFFPSEGSNLTPAHHYNDFRFKTYAPVAFRYFRELFGIRPDDYLYSLCNEPLIELSNSGASGSLFYVSGDDEFIIKTVQHKEAEFLQKLLPGYYMNLNQNPRTLLPKFYGLYCVQAGGKNIRIVVMNNLLPRSVKMHLKYDLKGSTYKRRASQKEREKVFPTYKDLDFMQDVPDGLFLDSDMYNALCKTLQRDCLVLQSFKIMDYSLLVAIHNMDLAQREHVVADGTSQADTRRPAAQKALYSTAMESIQGEARRGGTIETDDQMGGIPARNAKGERLLLYVGIIDVLQSYRFVKKLEHSWKALVHDGDTVSVHRPSFYAERFQRFMCNTVFKKIPLKPSPSKKSRSGTAVPRRSCQGGVPAQPHLGCETRAQVTAEVDVEQGSHLGRPDLLPRMLPVDEANSDSIATTLSTSSLGSGGLNSPANSGSPGPSLPEHPAQLREQLEDLQETEISF, encoded by the exons GATCATCTACCTTCAAAAAGTCACTCACCCCTGAG ATGCCAGGTGGTTCTGGGCAGCCAGGCTCACAGACCATAAAGAAAGGGCACAGAGGAGTGGACTCCACGGGCGAGACGACCTATAAAAAG ACGACCTCATCTGCCTTGAAAGGTGCCATCCAGCTGGGCATCACACACACAGTTGGAAGCTTGAGCACTAAACCTGAAAGAGATGTTCTCATGCAGGATTTCTACGTAGTagaaagcattttcttcccGAG TGAAGGCAGCAACTTGACCCCCGCTCATCACTACAACGATTTCCGCTTCAAAACCTACGCTCCCGTGGCCTTCCGCTATTTCCGGGAGCTCTTTGGGATCCGACCAGATGACTACCTG TACTCGCTCTGCAACGAGCCCCTCATTGAGCTCTCCAACTCGGGGGCCAGTGGGTCCCTCTTCTACGTGTCCGGGGACGACGAGTTCATCATCAAAACGGTTCAGCACAAGGAGGCCGAGTTCCTCCagaagctgctgcctggctACTACATG AACCTGAACCAGAACCCCAGGACGCTGCTGCCAAAGTTTTACGGCCTGTACTGTGTCCAGGCCGGGGGCAAGAACATCAGGATCGTGGTGATGAACAACCTGCTGCCACGTTCTGTCAAGATGCACCTGAAGTACGACCTGAAAGGCTCCACCTACAAGCGCCGGGCGTCccagaaggagagggagaaggtctTTCCCACCTACAAGGACTTGGATTTTATGCAGGACGTCCCTGACGGCCTCTTCCTGGACTCAGACATGTATAATGCCCTGTGCAAAACGTTGCAGAGAGACTGTTTG GTCCTGCAGAGCTTTAAAATCATGGATTACAGTTTGCTTGTTGCCATCCACAACATGGACCTGGCGCAGAGGGAGCACGTGGTGGCCGACGGGACCTCCCAGGCCGACACGCGGCGCCCGGCGGCCCAGAAGGCCCTTTATTCCACAGCCATGGAATCCATCCAGGGAGAGGCCCGGAGAGGTGGCACCATCGAAACTGACGACCA GATGGGGGGCATCCCAGCCCGCAACGCCAAGGGGGAGAGGCTGCTGCTCTACGTCGGCATCATCGACGTGTTGCAGTCCTACAG GTTTGTCAAGAAGCTGGAGCACTCTTGGAAGGCCCTGGTACATGATGGG GACACTGTCTCTGTGCACAGACCCAGCTTCTACGCCGAGAGGTTCCAACGGTTCATGTGCAACACGGTGTTCAAGAAGATACCAC TCAAGCCATCCCCATCGAAGAAGAGCCGCTCGGGCACCGCGGTTCCGCGGCGGAGCTGCCAGGGGGgagtccctgcccagccccacctgggcTGTGAGACCCGGGCACAAGTGACAGCAGAGGTGGACGTGGAGCAAG GTTCCCACCTTGGTCGCCCAGATCTCCTGCCCCGGATGCTGCCAGTGGACGAAGCCAACAGCGACTCCATCGCCACCACcctctccacctcctccctgggcagtggTGGCCTCAACTCCCCTGCCAACAG CGGCTCCCCAGGTCCCTCCCTTCCCGAGCACCCTGCCCAGCTGAGGGAGCAGCTCGAGGACCTGCAGGAGACAGAGATAAGCTTT TGA